Part of the Vigna unguiculata cultivar IT97K-499-35 chromosome 3, ASM411807v1, whole genome shotgun sequence genome, TAAAGTTGTGAAACGGACTTGATGGTGCAATTCGAAAGTTAGAATACTCTCTTTCCTGGTTGCAGCATTTACTCTTACTTCTCTAGATAATCGTTGACTTGAAAAACACAGCAatctttcttcttcttgtcTCATTTAACATAATTCTTGTTGGGACTTTTGAGAATCCCATGCTTACTTTATGAAAAACGGTTTACTGTTGGAGCTTGTTTGTTGATACAACAGTGCTGCTCAAGCACCAGCACAGACCATTGAactatttaatatgttttaatattttttagactGAAACAAACATATCCCACATTTTCTATCCCAATTGAACATACGAGGGCTAACAAATGCTGGCACTTATACGTATGCATGCATGTATATTCGTACATATATGCATTGTCATTACAAAAGTTTTTATACTATCAACTGATAAGAAATCAGTCCTGTTATAACTTTAAGGTGGTTACTATAAAAATCAACTAATTTATCATACATGAAGACTTGTGATTGGATAACAATGTAGAAAACTTTAACGTTGTCAGTGTCAATGcatgatttatttattcataaaatatgcTTTGACATTTTTGTATTGTAAGTAAACTGAGTTTCATATTCAATATACtagcattattttttcataaacaataaATGCAGGACATTTTTGTTATGCTAGTAAATTTTGATGGTTTCCGCTGTGGTGCTgcatgtaaaaatattattcacaAACTTATCATACATGTATTATTTAATCAGAAAAAAAGTCTGTTTTGCTTTCAAAATAGCTTAATTATTCTTTAGGGAAATCTTGGGTTTTACTAccatttgatatttaattacGGTGGCCAATAATGATATAAGCAGTTAGGAGAGTGAGTGAGATATCATTTAGTCATTTGAATAGTGATTTTCTCCTTGTCTAGGTGAAGAGATATGTAGATGCTTACTCAGCTTCATCAGCAGTTGGATTTTCTCGTGAAGACTTATCACGAATAGCAAGCATCTATGATCAAGCGGAGAATCATTGGTCACATTCCACCAAAAAGCTTCTGCTTGATAGACAACATGACAGCAATACATCAGTGTCTGCACTTAAGAAGCAAATTGATGCATACTTCAAGTTCCTAACAGCAGTCACTGAATTAGCTCGGTCTAAATGGACTGAATTTGATTTGAATATGATGGGAATTGGCATTGGAATCATGTTAATATCACTTATATTTCAAGTTTTTACCGTTTTAAGGACAACCAAGGAGCATGATGGGACATTTTCATCATCTGAAGATTCTTGGATTGTCAATGGCTCAATTCTTGCAATCTTTTTACTGGGCATTCGTGCATTCAGTTTCCTTTCAAACAGTTATATCTGTAAGTGTGAAGTTTCTATCAACATACATTCCACTTTGTTTATTCAGAATCTTTAAAGTAGTCGTCGTATTTTTCACTCTATTTTTTTGTCAGTGGAGGAAGGGAAAGTAGCGAATTTTCTTTTGAGCACATCTGGAATTGTGACATTACGCCAATCAGTTAGCAAGGGAAAGCTGTTAATTGAAGTATgtgttttgtttagttttttatttctgTCCTCTGTCTAAAAGATTAGTTTATGTCTGGACTTCCTTACATTCTAACGCAAGTGTGCCTATAGAAGTTTCATTGgaattctaattaaataatGGCTCTTTAACTTGTCTATCTTTTCTGCAGAGCATTGGGTTTCTTATTTTGAGCACATTTTGCCGATTTGCCATTGAAGTTGGGCTGTCCAAGCAGGCTGCCACATCTGCTTTTATGAAAGATTATTCCTCATGGATCATCAACATAGCCTCAGGTTTACCTGTTTGGGACTATGCAGCTGAAGTTGTCCCAATAGTAGTTCTGATTATGTTGGCAGCTTGGCTGTACAAGGCCACCAGTGGCTGCTTCTTTGGTTGGCCATGGAAGTATGTCATACTGGGCACTATCTTGACTTATATGCTAATAATTGCTCATTGGATCACAGACAGTAATAGATTTGATGGCGCATTGATACCTCAAAGCATTGGAAGAACTTATATTCCTAGAATCATTTATGCTATTGCTTTGGGGCAGTTATTTTTTCTGACATTTGGTCAACTGTTTAAGAAAAGCAATTTGGATTGCAAAACAAATTTAGTTGCAAAAACAACATCCATGTTATCTGCGTGGAGTTCAACTGTCATTCTTCTCTCAGGAAAACAGGGTCCCATTGTTGCTTTTGCATCCATAGTTGGaggtgattttttattttttattttttgctctTGGGGTTGTATAAATTGCCTATATCTTGCATAATTCTCCAATACATTTCTTTCATGGCTTAACTTATGCTTTGCTAACAATTGTAGATAAGGAATGGATATTACGGTTTAGTAGTTAATTTCATGAGCTCAAAGCTGCATGCTTTTTAGTGAAGAAATGttaattttctatatattaCAGGTTGTTTTATTATGAAGTTTGTTAACATAGAAGGTGGTAAGGATGGACCGAGAAGTTTTTCTATCATGCAATGGAGCCTCTTTGCTACGTGTCTCTTCTTCTGTAGTGGTCACTGGTATGCTTGTAATTTTCAAAGTTTAATTTTGGagttataattatcatttttaataggTGTATGCATAACTTTGCAACTCTCTGTTCTGCATTCCCGTTgtcttgtaaattttttgaaaatcatGGTTTCAGGTGTGCATTTGATGGTCTCCGCTACGGTGCTGCATTCATAgggtaaataattattaacatttgAGATATTAGATTCGATATTGGACTCCTTTTTCTCTGGCAGTGTGTTGGGACCCTAAACAAATGTAACCATTACAATCAACCCTATTATTTGCGTTCGAACAATCAGTTACTGGCTTTAAAAGGGTCTTCTCTGTTGTTATTATTGCTACACaattgaaaaatcaaataattgaGACTGATTAATTTTCAGGTTTGAAGAATTTGTACTTGTTCGCCAAGCAATCCTCCTTACTATTGATACATTTGGCTTTTCTATCATTCTTCCAGTTTTTGGACTCCCGTTTCTTGTTGCAATCAAGAACCAGGCTAATCTTGGAAGGCATTTTGTTTTCACACAATTGTCTCAAGTGagttttcttcatttattaGTAGATCTACAAGTTGATCATTGCATGTTCAATGCAATAACCACTCAATGTTTTATATAGATGTACACAACATATGGGCTCATAACAGCAATCACAACCACTTTCACGATACTGTGTGTCACAATTCAAAGGCGGCACCTGATGgtaacttttctattttttacttGAAATATATTTCGTTTACCCATATGTACATATTTGATGCTTGTATAGTTTACTCAATGCTTAATAATTTTTGTAGGTTTGGGGTTTGTTTGCTCCGAAGTTTGTATTCGATGTGTTCAATCTTATTCTTACGGATGCATTTATTTGTTTGGCCTCAATTTACTATTTTGATCAAGGGAGGGATGATCCAGAACGGAAATCACAGGTCGCTGAATGACATACATATACTATGATccatttacatttttttgtttatgtttctcACGATTTGAGTTTTACTTTTTAGTGTTTACAATAGTGAAACCGAAAGCATAGGGAACTTGCAGTGCAGCCTTCCCTCTCACGCAGTAGCGAATTTTGTCCGCTAATTATgtaatatagaaatatttataactcaatttgattttttcttacCAAAACAATCCACGCTTTATGTTTTTTTGGTGATGCCAGCTATTTACATGAACTTGATTTTTTCCATGGACTTTTACTATCTATAGTTTAGGAAGTGGTTGGTTGAGTCGGGATTAATTctatattatattgtttaattaaattcaattagaTTGGGTTAAGTTTATATTTAGCAATCCAATTTAACATGACTGGATTGAGTAATTTAAAaaggaaattacttattaagaaaaaatatttctaatattttttaataattataaaataatgataatatttacaattatattttatagtaaaaCTATTAGGTGAATggtattttttagttatatatttattatgtaattgAGTTGGATTGGATTCAATATTACTTGGTGCGATCTTATTTtagtacaaaattaaattaagccTCATCCAAATATCCAATTGGATTGGACAACTCAGAATATTGGTTTCCCTCTTAGTATGAGTTTCTCTATTTTCATCTTACTCTATCCTCACCCTAACACTGTTGCTTGTGAAGTACGTCACGCACATTCATGTTCAGTAATCATGGTGGATCTTGTCACTTGTACCTCTACCATTCTACTGCTAACACTGCAACAAACCTGCACTACAAATGAATATAAAGTAACCCTCCCTTCACccaatttttaatctttttatatattaaagcaatttctatgaatttaattttttatagtttatttttctatgaattgaatttttattgtgATAGAGTTGTATTAGGACTTGTAATTTAACCCGTTATAGACCTGGATGTAAGAGAAATTActgagttttattttaaactttcttgcatatttaaatttggttaaCTGGATTTTAGAATATGCATTATTTAGATGCTTGATAATAGGATAACTGTActttaaatgtataattttcAAACATGTAATACACTTGAAAAAATAAGACAAGTTATAATTAGAATACATGTAGATTAAGATTTTTGAAGTACATTATTGTAATAcacatgaataaaataaaacaaataactGCAATTAAGAGTCACAAGTTAAAACTTTGAAATACCTTATAGTTAGTATAGTCATTTTCACTGCGTAGGTGTAGTAAATTGGAGATTTATAAAACTGAAGTGAATGCACTGACACTTTCtgaattaattataactttgattTGTTGCTTAACCTTAAAAGAGTTCACTTTAGTTGGAGTTCTGAATTGCCTTAGCTACTTACTTTATTCATGTAGTTGGATAAATTAGTAATTTACCTCTTCTCATTTTTGCGTGGACGTAAATATCACTCGATCAACacaaaaaagatttgattttctGTCAAGTTTCGTTTACATGTTTGGAAACTTGCGTAAGAGATTTTATGTGTAAAAAATATGGCGAAAATACAATAGCACTAATGGAAAAGCATTATTCAATAATGATGTATTTCTCAGGAGACTCAACCATGAGTAATTGTATGGTATTCATGAAGCAATATTTTCAATAAAGTCATTAGAGACTTCAAAattcatcaattatttttaattacataaaaattattaaaaaataaaataaaataaaataatataaagtatgAGAGGACCACccatgataaaatttatatttcatgacacgtaaataaattatacttatgaaaaaaatataaacaaatacatgaaggtaaaacattatttataattatacattttgatGATTATTTTGAGACAGAATTACCagaaagataaatattaatgaaatatgaGTTGAATCTACACATTATTATAtaattcttaacttttttattttatcttcgtAGGAGACTTAAATTTATACTTAAGTTTCCCAACGGTCATTATGAatcttttaaagaaatttatgGAGGtgatttaataacaataaaacttaagacaaattcatataaaatattttatactatttttaattcaaaattttaaaatttatgaattttttaaagaaatttatggaagtgattcaataataataaaacttaagaCAAATTCATATAAGACATTTTatactattttcaatttaaaatcttaaaagtaTCGAGTTTAATGGACTTTTTCAACGTTCTCAGACTTGAGTTAGatccatataaaataattaacatcaACTTTAATACAAAATGTTAAAGGTATAGGTCtttgtaaacatttttttttacttgatcTGAGACCTATACTTATATTTGTATTCTCAATATTATTTTGgatgaattatgtattttttttttccaaactattataattgaaattaaattataaaatattttatccctaaattttatgaaaagtcATATAAAATATCACTCTAATTTATGGAGTGGTTAATGTGAAACTTTGTTTATATATGAGAAACACTCTAACTCTGTTTGTTGGGTTAACATTTTACATCCTTCTATAACAAGGTAGGCTtggaaaacatatttaatcttattttgattttaattagttattatcgatatggtaattttattttagtaagtgTTCTATTTCTATTACATGCGAATTTCTATAAGCTACAgatttcattaatttattatatacacACATATGACAGTTGTTATTAGAGCTGTAAATATCACAGTGCATGAAAGTTAAGAGAAGAGATAAACGATGCAGTGTTGCAGAATCAAGATGGGAGGCTCTGATATTAACGATGTTGTTGGATCACTCCTGCTTTGTTTTGTCAGTAATGAAACATTTACAGTTTGGTGCAGTTTATGGACGGACAATGTTTTCAATCAGATCAAACCTCACAAAATTCCAAAACTACTTTTAGCATATGTTTGGCTTTAACAAAGTCAGTGGTAGGTTTTGTCCAAGTTataaatcatcatcatcatcatcatcaccatctTTCTCTTATAGATACCGTCAAACATCTAAGGACAGTGGACTAACTTATAGGTCGATCGTACATAGTTGACATCGGTTATGGCCAATCAGTAAAGAGACATATGGTGTAATTAACTGGTCTAAAAGCAACTTAACCTAAATGAGCTAAATAAGTGTATTAAGACACGATTGTATTGTAATTAGACCGATGATGAATAAAAGttcattacaaataatataaataggaGGTCCACGTAAGTAGAGTGCATTTAATATTCTTTCATTTAGATATTTACTTACTTAAGCATCATAGTGTCTTCTATATGTACACTCGGTACACTCTGAACGTTTTGACAGtcaaaacatttttcacatcGGACGGACaaataaagaatagaaattaCCTGAAGACCAAGACATCAAGAAGTTAAGAGTGTCCTACCGGtccataaaaacaaataattttttattggcttttttgtattttagtgTCTATTAGAAGTCAAATTTGTAAATATGAATCCGTTGATTTTTTTTGCCAAACAAGGTCAAGTCGTCATGGTGGAGGACGACATTagaggtgaagtcgtcctccacccgaccggtttctttttttttttttttaaagcaatGTCGTCCTTGGAGACGAAGGTTTGTGTGTTAAGGAAAAAGTGAAATCATCCACGTACAtaacgacttcacttttcaatttttctttttaattttttttcataattaacaaaaattgaaaattaaacaatgaaaactaaaaaataaaaaaatctgaaaagtgAAATTATCATGTtagaggacgacttcacttttcaattAACATAAACCATCGTTTTTAAGGACgacattgttttttaaaaaaaaaaagaaaccgggCCAGCTGAAGGACCACTTCACCTGTAATATTGTTGATCccgtttgaaaaaaaaaaattaacgaacTCATATTTACATAAcctgaaatacaaaaaagccttttttattttttctaatatttggAGCCGGTTTAGCATACTAATTTGCCAACACTATCAGCCAATGGAGATATCCCTTCTTACAAAGCATTGTATGATTACACATTAGCATGTTTTCTGTGTCATCCTTGTCATGAAAGCAACTGGGTGATCATTATAAATAAAGCACACTTTTCACACGGATTGTACCACAAGCAAACTTTCCTTCCTATTTCTCTCATAGTGGTTGCGGCTTTCAAGCTGTGACATTTCATTCGAGGCTCATGGTAACTATCTCTGCATTGCCTGTATGCAGTTTTAGACTTTTGCTGTATAAGGGTTCACAGTTTTCTGGTTCATATTGTTGTTTAGCTAATCAACTTCCCACATATTATCTGTTTATAATTGGCACATTCAGATAGTTCAAAAATGATTCTGCGATCACCTTTTGATGTTGattcattttcttaattgaatGTGCTGTTTTACACTGAAGGATTTGAAAGCTGAGGATAAGGTGGGAGATGTTGAGTACCAAGCAGATAAGACTCCGAGACAAGGAGGATATAGAGCCACATATTTCATCTTTGGTGGGTAAACTATGTTCTCCtcattcactttttttttttttttttttaactttcttcAAGTAATCTGTTTAACAAAGGCAAATTGGTTGGTTTTCGACTGCAGCAATGATGTTGTTAGATAACATAGGCTTCGTGGCCAACATGGTAAGCTTGGTTTTATATTTCATGAATGTCATACATTTTGACTACTCTGGCTCTGCAACCACCACAACAAACTTGTTGGGTACTGCTTTCTTGCTCACGGTCCTTGGAGGCTTCGTCTCTGATACCTATATGAATCGCCTCAACACTTGCATCCTCTTTGGCATGATTCAATTGCTGGTAAATAGTTGAAATACTGAAATGCTagaaatatatctttttatgtACTTTTTTCAATGCTAGAAATTAAtcttcatatttttgaattgcAGGGATACTCCCTACTTGTGATTCAATCTCACGACCAGAAACTTCAGCCTGATCCATGTTTAAAATCAAGATGCGTGCATGGCACAAAGGCTTTGCTCTTTTACGCTTCAATATACTTGCTTGCACTTGGTGGTGGTGGAATCAGAGGCTGTGTACCTGCTCTTGGAGCTGATCAATTTGACGAGAAGAAACCAAAAGAACGCGTACAACTAGCCAGTTTCTTCAACTGGTTCTTGTTTAGCATTACAGTTGGGGCCAGCATAGGAGTCATCTTTGTAGTTTACGAGAGTACCGAGCATCATTGGTACATAGGTTTTATCATGTCTCTCACATGTTCTGCTGCTGGTCTTCTTTGCATTGTCTCGGGAAAGAAATTCTATCGTACCAGAGTCCCAGGAGAGAGTCCATTATTAAGCGTTTTACAGGTCTCTCCATTTCCCCTCCATGCTTCATTCATACTCAACTTCTTTCTAGTTTCATTTCAGATTCTTCTTGCAGGTGCTGGTGGTCACAGTCAAGAATTGGAGGGTGAAAGTACCCGTGGATTCTGATGACTTGTATGAAATACAAAGCCATGACTCTAATTTCGTGAAAAAAATCATCCCTCACACTAACCAATTCAGGTTGGACT contains:
- the LOC114179924 gene encoding GPI ethanolamine phosphate transferase 3, which codes for MDELNRAARSRRKRSSGMKQSETTSSSAAVAVEGRKRGKWGYIWPLWTTLLLHLLAILLFTAGFLLTRTELPYHSHCSDVSSSPCFSSNNGSCWTKPAVNRLVLVVLDALRFDFVVPSTFFADSKPWMDKLPVLKNAASTRPLSARIFKAIADPPTTSLQRLKGLTTGGLPTFVDVGNSFGAPAIVEDNFINQLVQNGKKVVMMGDDTWTQLFPHHFERSYPYPSFNVKDLHTVDNGCIDHLLPSLYEEDWDVLIAHFLGVDHAGHIFGVDSTPMIEKLEQYNTILERVIEVLENQSGPGSSHENTLLVVMGDHGQTLNGDHGGGSAEEVETALFAMSFKKPLSSVPAEYDSSSCQQDLDGKNVCFSSMQQLDFAVTISALLGIPFPYGSIGNINPELYALGADSWNSDASQKLSESDAWMQNYANALCINSWQVKRYVDAYSASSAVGFSREDLSRIASIYDQAENHWSHSTKKLLLDRQHDSNTSVSALKKQIDAYFKFLTAVTELARSKWTEFDLNMMGIGIGIMLISLIFQVFTVLRTTKEHDGTFSSSEDSWIVNGSILAIFLLGIRAFSFLSNSYILEEGKVANFLLSTSGIVTLRQSVSKGKLLIESIGFLILSTFCRFAIEVGLSKQAATSAFMKDYSSWIINIASGLPVWDYAAEVVPIVVLIMLAAWLYKATSGCFFGWPWKYVILGTILTYMLIIAHWITDSNRFDGALIPQSIGRTYIPRIIYAIALGQLFFLTFGQLFKKSNLDCKTNLVAKTTSMLSAWSSTVILLSGKQGPIVAFASIVGGCFIMKFVNIEGGKDGPRSFSIMQWSLFATCLFFCSGHWCAFDGLRYGAAFIGFEEFVLVRQAILLTIDTFGFSIILPVFGLPFLVAIKNQANLGRHFVFTQLSQMYTTYGLITAITTTFTILCVTIQRRHLMVWGLFAPKFVFDVFNLILTDAFICLASIYYFDQGRDDPERKSQVAE